The following coding sequences lie in one Arachis ipaensis cultivar K30076 chromosome B05, Araip1.1, whole genome shotgun sequence genomic window:
- the LOC107642656 gene encoding uncharacterized protein LOC107642656: protein MQKSCQPQPVDPRDIIDLTGDEDRVCDTCGDVGLEHFLAFCNECNDGAEHIYCMRVKMEELPEDGWTCEECMPREGTGKLVQDKVEQPVATNRSKHLSENSIDPESRKSSKLKSRSSYSMKSGISTPHLQVKRCQVPSEAQSLEKASATMTNAGPHILSGPCDDSPLHKGFSYKKFGKVKMKSVNKIMHFASQYCNSQEKAMVPRGYGEKSNVVTLEDELGIEGRALETRERSSKVSSPRDQSLLSRHYMCKNLKRNLEGVIIDTSCKKSFCDTKEMAASSNCSIDESPNLHSQTETTRDECSLLESRSPNLESGPATKDVCLQKHNVNKYPALHDDRNDTCSGVLANGRELHNPAMCLQASSSGVTANRSEIEIASDENLFSGTVSYNLDHQGSEQFNAGLQPSNHNTHEDLDIPNEKNNEEPDTPNEKNNEEPDTPNEKNNDIQQAEHLINAATAQIIHELCAGLALDERSCLRDLGVRSSSQAFVYPKLDHSWQGKFLIQSIGEIATICDGIQAHLSTCASPKVIDVVDRLPEMIILDELPRLTMWPSQFTEGQPTEENIALYFFAEDPRSYRTCYKQLVDLMIKNDLALKGNLDGVELLIFPSNILPEKSQRKKWSSTLNCGIQLGNRVDEIPEPDRTSGDTVLLSGDSSNDNGINEVVDCEDVDLTLSLWPEALDSVELQVARALVHLSKAKQQ from the exons TTACTGTATGCGTGTTAAGATGGAAGAACTTCCTGAAGATGGTTGGACTTGTGAAGAGTGCATGCCAAGGGAAGGGACTGGAAAATTAGTACAGGATAAAGTGGAACAGCCAGTGGCTACAAACAGATCAAAACATCTATCTGAAAATTCAATAGACCCTGAGTCTCGTAAAAGTTCAAAACTAAAATCGAGATCATCATATTCTATGAAAAGTGGGATAAGTACACCCCATCTGCAGGTTAAGAGATGCCAAGTCCCTTCAGAAGCTCAGTCTTTGGAAAAAGCTAGTGCTACTATGACAAATGCTGGACCACATATTTTATCCGGACCTTGTGATGACTCTCCACTTCATAAGGGTTTCTCATACAAGAAATTTGGGAAAGTGAAAATGAAATCAGTCAACAAAATCATGCACTTTGCCTCCCAATATTGCAATTCTCAAGAGAAAGCAATGGTTCCTCGTGGTTATGGTGAGAAGAGTAATGTTGTTACCTTGGAGGATGAGTTAGGCATAGAGGGAAGGGCTCTTGAAACAAGGGAGCGATCTTCTAAAGTCTCAAGTCCAAGGGATCAGTCCCTATTGAGTAGACATTATATGTGCAAAAATTTGAAGAGAAACCTAGAAGGTGTCATCATTGATACATCTTGCAAGAAATCTTTCTGTGATACTAAGGAAATGGCAGCATCATCCAATTGTTCAATTGATGAATCACCAAACTTGCATTCACAAACTGAGACGACTCGTGATGAAT GCTCTCTATTGGAATCAAGATCTCCAAACTTAGAATCAGGACCAGCAACAAAGGATGTTTGTTTGCAAAAGCATAATGTTAACAAATATCCGGCTCTTCATGATGATAGAAATGATACTTGTTCTGGTGTTCTAGCTAATGGTCGTGAGTTACATAATCCTGCAATGTGCTTACAAGCTTCTAGTTCTGGTGTTACTGCAAATAGAAGTGAAATAGAAATTGCTAGTGATGAAAACTTATTTTCTGGAACCGTTTCTTACAATCTTGATCATCAAGGTTCTGAACAATTTAATGCTGGATTGCAACCCAGCAATCACAACACTCATGAAGATCTAGACATTCCAAATGAGAAGAACAACGAAGAACCAGACACTCCAAATgaaaagaacaatgaagaaccaGACACTCCAAATGAAAAGAACAATGACATTCAGCAAGCTGAGCACCTTATTAATGCTGCTACAGCTCAGATCATTCATGAATTATGTGCTGGTCTTGCTTTAGATGAAAGGTCCTGCTTAAGAGACTTGGGGGTTAGAAGTTCCTCACAAGCATTTGTCTACCCAAAGCTTGACCATTCATGGCA AGGAAAATTTTTAATACAAAGTATTGGGGAGATTGCAACCATTTGTGATGGGATTCAAGCACATTTATCAACCTGTGCATCACCTAAGGTTATTGATGTGGTAGACAGGCTTCCTGAGATGATCATACTGGATGAACTGCCTCGCTTGACAATGTGGCCATCTCAATTTACAGAAGGTCAACCCACAGAAGAGAATATTGCTCTGTACTTTTTTGCAGAAGATCCTCGTAG TTATCGAACATGTTATAAACAATTGGTGGATTTGATGATCAAGAATGATTTGGCTCTGAAAGGAAACTTGGATGGAGTGGAACTTCTAATATTTCCATCCAACATTCTACCTGAGAAATCCCAGCGTAAGAAATGGTCTTCTACTC TCAATTGTGGTATTCAA TTAGGAAACAGAGTTGATGAAATTCCTGAACCAGACAGAACTTCAGGAGACACAGTTTTGCTGTCTGGAGATAGTTCCAATGATAATGGGATAAATGAAGTGGTGGATTGTGAGGATGTAGATCTTACTCTCTCTCTGTGGCCTGAAGCTTTAGACTCTGTTGAGTTGCAAGTTGCAAGGGCATTAGTTCATCTCTCGAAGGCCAAACAGCAGTGA